The Longimicrobium sp. genome has a window encoding:
- a CDS encoding MBL fold metallo-hydrolase, translating into MIFRRLLPACSLALSLTGCAYHLARIQEPGRAVAFTTAGPWQSMVYAARTDSGTIVVDLGWVGAGAMLRGKLRAMGAAPGDVTDVFLTHSHRDHIAAWKTVRGARFHLWMPEAPLFTGEKRHADVPSRAGWSVLGRTGPRPGEVDVRAFSHDTAFAVGGDTVRAYSVPGHTIGSAAYLFRGILFVGDAVARKPLRGYGGADPFFSLDTRMNRQSLIGLFARVPMERVRWICNAHGKCSEPSDHFITKVTGRPLRP; encoded by the coding sequence ATGATCTTCCGACGCCTCCTCCCGGCCTGCTCGCTCGCGCTGTCGCTCACCGGCTGCGCGTATCACCTGGCGCGTATCCAGGAGCCGGGGCGGGCGGTGGCGTTCACGACGGCGGGGCCGTGGCAGAGCATGGTCTACGCGGCCCGCACGGACAGCGGCACCATCGTCGTGGACCTGGGCTGGGTGGGCGCGGGCGCGATGCTGCGGGGGAAGCTGCGCGCCATGGGCGCGGCACCGGGCGACGTGACGGACGTGTTCCTCACGCACAGCCACCGCGACCACATCGCGGCGTGGAAGACGGTGCGCGGCGCGCGCTTCCACCTGTGGATGCCCGAGGCGCCGCTCTTCACCGGCGAGAAGCGGCACGCCGACGTCCCCTCGCGCGCGGGATGGTCGGTGCTCGGGCGAACGGGACCGCGGCCGGGCGAGGTGGACGTGCGCGCGTTCTCGCACGACACCGCGTTCGCCGTCGGGGGCGACACCGTGCGCGCGTACTCCGTGCCGGGACACACCATCGGGAGCGCGGCCTACCTCTTCCGCGGCATCCTGTTCGTGGGCGACGCGGTGGCGCGGAAGCCGCTGCGCGGGTACGGCGGCGCGGACCCGTTCTTCAGCCTGGACACGCGGATGAACCGCCAGAGCCTGATCGGCCTGTTCGCGCGCGTGCCGATGGAGCGGGTGCGCTGGATCTGCAACGCGCACGGCAAGTGCTCGGAGCCCAGCGACCACTTCATCACCAAGGTGACGGGACGGCCGCTGCGGCCTTGA
- a CDS encoding methyl-accepting chemotaxis protein, which produces MSASRIRIPAAAVPRLFAAPGPAPADASISPRGAEGRLLAENYRRTDRMLSGLLLAHVPLFVALAFLRGTWTEVLVWGLPTVAAGVTVAWLWRGTVLSRMTVATALLTLSALIIHQTGGMIEMHFHIFAILAFLLMYRDWRVPVWGAVVVAAHHVLFNLDQASGGRLMVFGHQGGWGIVAVHAGWVVFEVTILVYMARLLASETRQADALVSLAWRVGAGDLAARAEQGAGAVGEAVEAINAGTARLASSLREMRGRSREVADVARGFSETAEHVTGAAEGVAASVTQVAAGAQEQAHAAQSIADALERMGERIEGVSGLAHRVSEQSERAAGAARDGSRVIGEAVGSLQRIRGTVLESAERIAELQGVTERIGRVTEAVALIANQTNLLALNAAIEAARAGEQGRGFAVVAEEVRKLASQSGDSAREAAELIASVQVMTGRAAESMRRGTGEAEAGSALAAHAGEALELIMGVVERSAADVGQITTAARDISASSAAVMAAAGLNGAGGQGLLTLAQGNAAAAQDAAAAVQEINASMEEMTANAEDLARIARGLLDEASRFRTGEGEPAEALASEAPASPQPSSLLEAAA; this is translated from the coding sequence GTGAGCGCTTCCCGTATCCGCATTCCCGCGGCGGCCGTGCCGCGCCTGTTCGCCGCGCCCGGTCCGGCGCCCGCCGACGCCTCGATCTCCCCGCGCGGCGCGGAGGGACGGCTGCTGGCGGAGAACTACCGCCGCACCGACCGGATGCTGTCCGGGCTGCTGCTGGCGCACGTGCCGCTGTTCGTGGCCCTGGCTTTCCTGCGCGGCACCTGGACCGAGGTGCTGGTGTGGGGGCTTCCCACCGTGGCCGCGGGCGTCACCGTCGCCTGGCTCTGGCGGGGGACGGTGCTGTCGCGGATGACCGTCGCCACGGCGCTGCTCACCCTTTCGGCGCTGATCATCCACCAGACCGGGGGGATGATCGAGATGCACTTCCACATCTTCGCCATCCTGGCGTTCCTGCTGATGTACCGCGACTGGCGGGTGCCGGTGTGGGGCGCCGTGGTGGTGGCCGCGCACCACGTGCTGTTCAACCTGGACCAGGCCTCCGGCGGGCGCCTGATGGTGTTCGGGCACCAGGGCGGATGGGGGATCGTGGCGGTGCACGCCGGCTGGGTGGTGTTCGAGGTGACGATCCTCGTCTACATGGCGCGCCTGCTGGCCTCGGAGACGAGGCAGGCGGACGCGCTGGTGTCGCTGGCGTGGCGCGTGGGGGCGGGCGACCTGGCCGCGCGCGCCGAGCAGGGCGCCGGCGCCGTGGGCGAGGCGGTGGAGGCCATCAACGCGGGAACGGCGCGGCTGGCTTCGTCGCTGCGGGAGATGCGCGGGCGCTCGCGCGAGGTGGCCGACGTGGCGCGCGGGTTCAGCGAGACCGCCGAGCACGTGACCGGCGCGGCCGAGGGCGTGGCCGCGTCGGTGACGCAGGTGGCGGCCGGCGCGCAGGAGCAGGCGCACGCCGCGCAGTCCATCGCCGACGCGCTGGAGCGGATGGGCGAGCGGATCGAAGGGGTGTCGGGGCTGGCGCACCGCGTGTCGGAGCAGTCGGAGCGCGCGGCCGGCGCGGCGCGCGACGGCAGCCGGGTGATCGGCGAGGCGGTGGGCAGCCTGCAGCGCATCCGCGGGACGGTGCTGGAGAGCGCGGAGCGGATCGCCGAGCTGCAGGGCGTGACGGAGCGCATCGGGCGCGTGACCGAGGCGGTGGCGCTCATCGCCAACCAGACCAACCTGCTGGCGCTGAACGCGGCCATCGAGGCGGCGCGCGCGGGCGAGCAGGGGCGCGGCTTTGCCGTGGTGGCCGAGGAGGTGCGCAAGCTGGCGTCGCAGAGCGGCGACTCGGCGCGCGAGGCCGCGGAGCTGATCGCCAGCGTGCAGGTGATGACCGGCCGCGCGGCCGAGAGCATGCGGCGCGGCACCGGCGAGGCGGAGGCCGGCTCGGCGCTGGCGGCGCACGCGGGCGAGGCGCTGGAGCTGATCATGGGCGTGGTGGAGCGCAGCGCCGCCGACGTGGGCCAGATCACCACCGCGGCGCGCGACATCTCGGCGTCGAGCGCGGCGGTGATGGCGGCGGCGGGGCTGAACGGCGCGGGCGGGCAGGGGCTGCTGACGCTGGCGCAGGGGAACGCCGCCGCCGCGCAGGACGCCGCCGCCGCGGTGCAGGAGATCAACGCCAGCATGGAGGAGATGACCGCCAACGCCGAGGACCTGGCCCGCATCGCGCGCGGGCTGCTGGACGAGGCGAGCCGCTTCCGCACCGGCGAGGGCGAGCCCGCGGAGGCACTGGCCAGCGAGGCGCCTGCATCCCCTCAGCCCTCGTCGCTCCTCGAGGCCGCGGCGTAG